A window of Rhododendron vialii isolate Sample 1 chromosome 13a, ASM3025357v1 contains these coding sequences:
- the LOC131313579 gene encoding LOB domain-containing protein 16-like codes for MATGTGSPCGACKFLRRKCAADCIFAPYFCTEQGPAQFAAIHKVFGASNVSKLLLHVPVAERCEAVVTIAYEAQARIRDPVYGCVAHIFALQQQVASLQAQLMQAKAQMAQNLIDSGNVDQNQNQWPSGNMVGVGIPSNFHQANYPAAATYMNISSLSLQNSLDQYSIMDQSSTDHGVVMASRMRGILQNDRSDDDDQLSFQPYNYSKKRPASQTDLSELQALALRMTRD; via the exons ATGGCAACAGGAACTGGCTCCCCTTGTGGTGCATGCAAGTTTCTGAGGAGAAAGTGTGCTGCCGATTGCATATTCGCTCCGTATTTCTGCACGGAGCAAGGGCCGGCCCAGTTCGCGGCAATACACAAGGTGTTTGGTGCTAGTAATGTGTCCAAGCTTTTGTTACATGTCCCGGTGGCCGAAAGGTGCGAGGCTGTCGTGACAATTGCTTATGAAGCTCAAGCCAGAATTAGAGATCCTGTTTATGGATGTGTTGCCCACATATTTGCCTTGCAGCAACAG GTGGCAAGTTTGCAAGCCCAGCTAATGCAAGCAAAGGCTCAAATGGCACAAAATCTCATTGACTCAGGGAATGTTGATCAGAATCAAAATCAATGGCCTTCAGGGAATATGGTTGGAGTGGGAATTCCATCTAATTTTCATCAGGCTAATTATCCTGCAGCAGCTACTTACATGaacatttcttctctctcacttCAGAATTCACTGGATCAGTACTCCATCATGGATCAGAGCAGCACTGATCATGGGGTAGTAATGGCCAGCAGAATGCGAGGTATACTTCAAAATGACAGATCAGATGATGATGATCAACTTTCTTTCCAACCCTATAATTACTCTAAGAAGAGACCAGCTTCCCAAACTGATCTCAGTGAGCTTCAAGCTCTGGCCCTTAGGATGACGAGGGACTGA